The proteins below come from a single Zhouia spongiae genomic window:
- a CDS encoding SPOR domain-containing protein, giving the protein MNILKINYLTVTLFFSLLFTHISSAQEGKINIDKDPRIDQLLAAKKALNESKLSNGRLRIQIYTGSLGAAQRAKAVFDGKFKDIPSEIVFETPNYKVRAGRFRNRLEADKFLTDVKKEFPSAFILTPKKSGN; this is encoded by the coding sequence ATGAACATATTAAAAATAAACTATCTCACTGTCACTCTGTTTTTTAGTTTACTGTTTACGCATATTTCTTCTGCCCAGGAAGGAAAAATCAACATAGATAAAGACCCGCGAATAGATCAGCTTTTAGCAGCGAAAAAAGCTCTAAACGAAAGCAAATTAAGCAATGGAAGATTAAGAATCCAGATCTACACCGGTTCGTTGGGAGCCGCCCAAAGAGCCAAAGCTGTTTTTGACGGAAAGTTCAAAGACATCCCCTCAGAAATTGTTTTTGAAACCCCCAACTACAAGGTAAGGGCAGGCAGGTTCAGAAACCGGCTGGAGGCAGACAAATTTCTTACTGATGTAAAAAAAGAATTTCCAAGTGCATTTATATTAACACCAAAAAAAAGCGGTAATTAA
- the infB gene encoding translation initiation factor IF-2, which yields MAEKGTLRLNKVLRELNISLDRAVEFLAAKGYEIEARPTTKITNEVYEVLLGEFQTDKSKKVASKEVGEEKRKEKEAIRKELEKEQELKRQMEQRSEVIKAKAEIAGPKTVGKIDLDADKNKEVKEEAPVEAKEDTVPQPEKKEEVKEVPVQEQKEHKVQEVEKKTEPVEQAVEPVKPVQEVRQEKQEPKAEKPQADKVEEPVVKSEVKPEVEKKQVEAQSKPKEEVVKPKVIKEEKEAPQVAEEGGVIETKYKKLSGPKITGEKIDLSQFNKPKKKKEAPKKGADSSDSAAKKKRKRITKESPVQKSKFGQGGNGNRFQGKDNKKKGGVKRQPKRVEKVEPTDEEIQKQVRETLEKLQGKTQKSKGAKYRREKRDSHRQKSAQELAQQEAESKVLKVTEFVTVSEIATMMDVPVTKVIGACMSLGIMVTMNQRLDAETLSIVADEFGYKVEFVTAEIEEAIEEEPDAEEDLKPRAPIVTVMGHVDHGKTSLLDYIREENVIAGESGGITQHIGAYSVTLANDEKITFLDTPGHEAFTAMRARGAQITDLAIIVIAADDDVMPQTKEAISHAQAAGVPIVFAINKVDKPTANPDKVKESLAGMNLLVEDWGGQVQSHDISAKTGLGVKELLEKVLLEAELLELKANPEKLPTGTVVEAYLDKGRGYVATVLVQAGTLEIGDYVLAGTHSGKVKAMYDERGNEIQKAGPSTPVSVLGLDGAPQAGDKFNVFEDEREAKQIAAKRMQLQREQSVRTQRHVTLDEIGRRIALGDFKELNIIIKGDVDGSVEALTDSFQKLSTDEIHINVIHKGVGPITESDVLLASASDAIIIGFNVRAMGNARLVADKEEIDIRTYSIIYDAINDLKDAMEGMLSPEMKEEVTGNAEIRETFKISKVGTIAGCMVTDGKIFRNSQIRLIRDGVVIFGGELASLKRFKDDVKEVSKGYDCGLQIKNYNDIKEGDIVEAYQEVAVKKKLK from the coding sequence ATGGCTGAAAAGGGAACATTGAGGCTAAACAAAGTTTTAAGAGAGCTGAATATCTCATTAGATAGAGCGGTGGAATTTCTGGCGGCAAAAGGCTACGAAATAGAGGCGCGCCCTACTACCAAAATAACGAATGAGGTCTATGAGGTTCTTTTGGGCGAATTCCAGACCGATAAGAGTAAAAAGGTGGCTTCTAAAGAGGTTGGGGAAGAGAAAAGGAAAGAAAAAGAGGCTATCCGCAAAGAACTGGAAAAAGAACAGGAATTGAAGCGCCAAATGGAACAGCGAAGCGAGGTGATCAAAGCAAAAGCTGAGATTGCCGGACCTAAGACCGTTGGCAAGATCGATTTAGATGCCGATAAGAATAAAGAGGTTAAAGAGGAAGCGCCTGTAGAAGCCAAAGAAGATACTGTTCCGCAGCCGGAGAAAAAAGAGGAAGTGAAAGAGGTTCCTGTGCAGGAGCAGAAAGAACATAAAGTTCAGGAGGTTGAGAAAAAAACTGAGCCTGTCGAACAAGCTGTTGAACCTGTCAAGCCTGTTCAGGAGGTGCGTCAGGAAAAGCAAGAGCCAAAGGCTGAAAAGCCGCAGGCAGATAAGGTGGAAGAACCTGTAGTTAAAAGCGAGGTTAAACCTGAGGTAGAGAAAAAACAGGTGGAGGCTCAGAGTAAACCAAAAGAAGAGGTAGTTAAGCCTAAAGTGATAAAAGAAGAAAAAGAAGCTCCTCAGGTTGCTGAGGAAGGAGGGGTTATAGAGACCAAGTATAAAAAGCTGTCGGGTCCTAAGATCACCGGAGAAAAGATAGATCTTTCTCAGTTCAATAAGCCTAAGAAGAAGAAAGAAGCTCCTAAGAAAGGAGCCGATAGTAGCGATAGTGCTGCAAAGAAGAAACGCAAGAGAATTACCAAAGAAAGTCCTGTACAGAAATCTAAGTTCGGTCAGGGAGGTAACGGTAACAGGTTTCAGGGGAAGGATAATAAGAAAAAAGGAGGCGTTAAACGCCAGCCTAAGCGTGTAGAGAAGGTTGAGCCTACCGACGAAGAAATCCAGAAACAAGTACGTGAGACTCTTGAAAAGCTTCAGGGGAAGACCCAAAAGTCAAAAGGTGCTAAATATAGAAGGGAAAAGAGAGATTCACACCGACAGAAATCAGCTCAGGAACTGGCGCAGCAGGAAGCGGAAAGCAAGGTGCTAAAGGTAACGGAATTTGTTACGGTTAGCGAGATTGCTACGATGATGGATGTTCCTGTAACTAAAGTGATCGGAGCATGTATGTCTTTAGGGATCATGGTAACAATGAACCAGAGACTTGATGCGGAGACTTTGTCTATAGTTGCTGACGAGTTTGGTTACAAGGTGGAGTTTGTAACTGCTGAAATTGAAGAGGCGATCGAAGAAGAACCTGATGCGGAAGAAGATCTTAAACCAAGAGCTCCGATTGTAACTGTAATGGGGCACGTAGATCACGGTAAGACGTCGTTACTGGATTATATACGGGAAGAGAATGTGATTGCAGGTGAAAGCGGGGGGATTACCCAGCATATAGGTGCTTACAGTGTTACCCTGGCAAATGATGAGAAAATTACATTTTTGGATACGCCGGGTCACGAAGCCTTTACGGCAATGCGTGCCCGAGGTGCACAGATCACTGATTTGGCCATTATCGTAATTGCTGCCGATGACGATGTGATGCCGCAGACAAAAGAAGCGATCAGTCATGCCCAGGCAGCCGGTGTTCCGATAGTATTTGCTATCAATAAAGTTGATAAGCCTACCGCGAACCCGGATAAGGTGAAGGAAAGCCTTGCTGGAATGAATTTACTGGTTGAAGATTGGGGCGGACAGGTGCAATCGCATGATATTTCGGCTAAAACAGGTTTGGGAGTTAAGGAATTGCTTGAAAAAGTATTGCTTGAGGCTGAATTGTTAGAGTTGAAAGCCAATCCTGAAAAGCTACCGACAGGTACGGTTGTTGAAGCGTATCTGGATAAAGGACGTGGTTATGTAGCTACTGTTCTGGTTCAGGCAGGAACACTTGAAATCGGAGATTATGTACTTGCCGGGACTCATAGCGGTAAGGTGAAAGCCATGTACGACGAACGGGGGAATGAGATTCAGAAGGCTGGTCCTTCAACACCGGTTTCAGTGCTTGGTCTTGATGGTGCTCCTCAGGCAGGAGATAAGTTCAATGTTTTTGAGGATGAGCGTGAAGCTAAGCAAATTGCGGCTAAACGTATGCAGTTGCAGAGAGAGCAGTCTGTGAGAACGCAGCGTCATGTTACGCTGGATGAGATCGGACGAAGAATTGCTCTGGGCGACTTTAAAGAGCTTAATATCATTATCAAAGGTGATGTTGATGGTTCTGTGGAGGCGCTTACGGACTCGTTCCAGAAGCTTTCTACAGACGAGATCCATATAAATGTTATTCATAAGGGAGTTGGTCCGATTACTGAGTCGGATGTGTTACTGGCTTCTGCTTCAGATGCCATCATCATAGGCTTTAATGTAAGGGCTATGGGTAATGCAAGACTGGTTGCTGATAAAGAAGAAATTGATATCAGGACATACTCTATCATTTACGATGCGATTAACGACCTTAAAGATGCGATGGAAGGGATGCTTTCTCCTGAAATGAAAGAAGAAGTAACCGGAAATGCCGAGATCCGTGAGACGTTCAAAATATCTAAGGTAGGTACCATAGCCGGATGTATGGTGACGGATGGTAAGATCTTTAGGAATTCACAGATCCGCCTGATAAGGGATGGAGTAGTGATCTTTGGTGGTGAGCTGGCCTCCCTGAAACGTTTCAAGGACGACGTTAAGGAGGTTTCTAAAGGATATGATTGTGGTCTTCAGATCAAGAACTACAATGATATCAAAGAGGGAGATATTGTAGAAGCTTACCAGGAAGTAGCAGTTAAGAAGAAGCTGAAATAA
- the nusA gene encoding transcription termination factor NusA — protein MENLALIESFSEFKDDKLIDRVTLMAILEDVFRNALKKKFGSDDNFDIIINPDKGDLEIWRNRIVVADDEVEDPNQEISLTEARKIEPDFEVGEDVSEEVKLIDLGRRAILALRQNLISKIHEHDNTTVYKKFKELIGDIYTAEVHHVRHKAVILIDDEGNEIILPKDKQIPSDFFRKGDNVRGVIETVELKGNKPMIILSRTSPSFLEKLFEQEIPEVFDGLITVKKVVRIPGEKAKVAVDSYDDRIDPVGACVGMKGSRIHGIVRELGNENIDVINFTNNTQLFISRALSPARVTSVTLNEENKHAEVILKPEEVSKAIGKSGFNIRLAGQLTGYEIDVFREGVEEDVELAEFTDEIDQWIIDEFKKIGLDTAKSILDREVSDLVKLTDLEEETILDVVRILKEEFED, from the coding sequence ATGGAAAATCTTGCGTTGATCGAATCATTTTCTGAGTTTAAAGATGATAAACTCATAGATCGTGTAACGTTAATGGCCATTTTAGAAGATGTATTTAGAAATGCCTTAAAGAAGAAATTCGGTTCTGATGATAATTTCGATATTATTATCAATCCGGATAAAGGGGATCTGGAGATCTGGAGAAACCGTATCGTGGTTGCAGATGATGAAGTGGAAGATCCGAACCAGGAAATATCATTGACTGAGGCTAGAAAAATAGAGCCTGATTTTGAAGTAGGAGAAGATGTTTCTGAAGAGGTTAAATTAATAGATTTGGGAAGACGGGCCATATTAGCCCTGCGTCAGAACCTGATATCTAAGATTCATGAGCACGATAATACTACGGTATATAAGAAATTTAAAGAGCTTATAGGTGATATATATACGGCAGAAGTGCACCATGTGAGGCACAAAGCCGTTATTCTTATCGACGATGAAGGAAATGAAATTATCCTTCCGAAGGATAAACAGATTCCATCCGATTTCTTTAGAAAAGGAGATAATGTAAGGGGTGTTATTGAAACGGTTGAGCTAAAAGGGAACAAGCCGATGATCATATTGAGCAGAACATCACCGAGCTTCCTTGAAAAGCTTTTCGAGCAAGAGATTCCTGAGGTTTTCGACGGATTGATCACTGTTAAAAAAGTTGTTCGGATTCCTGGAGAGAAAGCCAAAGTGGCTGTCGATTCTTATGATGATAGAATTGATCCTGTGGGAGCATGTGTCGGAATGAAAGGATCGAGGATACATGGTATTGTTCGGGAATTAGGGAATGAGAACATCGATGTGATTAACTTTACAAACAACACCCAGTTGTTTATTAGCAGGGCTTTGAGCCCGGCCAGGGTTACTTCAGTAACGCTTAATGAAGAAAATAAGCATGCCGAGGTTATATTGAAGCCGGAAGAAGTATCTAAAGCGATAGGGAAAAGCGGGTTTAATATTCGGCTGGCCGGTCAGCTTACGGGGTATGAGATAGACGTATTCAGGGAAGGTGTGGAAGAAGATGTTGAGCTGGCAGAGTTTACAGATGAGATCGATCAGTGGATCATTGATGAGTTCAAGAAAATAGGACTGGATACTGCCAAGAGTATTTTGGACAGGGAAGTTAGTGACCTTGTAAAACTAACCGATTTGGAGGAAGAGACCATTTTAGATGTAGTTAGAATTTTGAAAGAAGAATTCGAAGACTAA
- the rimP gene encoding ribosome assembly cofactor RimP, protein MFEEKVNNLLEEFLEERKDIFLISLSITLDNKIKLVIDGDKGVTLNDCIDLSRQVEHNLDREEVDFSIEVTSPGAAEPIVNNRQFLKNVGRKMEVKTGEEKLEGTLLEVAENNIKLGWKAREPKPVGKGKVTVDKEREISFSDIVEAKVMITF, encoded by the coding sequence ATGTTTGAAGAAAAAGTGAATAACCTGCTTGAGGAGTTCCTGGAAGAACGAAAAGACATCTTCTTGATAAGTCTGTCAATAACATTAGATAATAAAATAAAATTGGTGATTGATGGAGATAAAGGTGTAACTTTGAACGATTGTATTGATTTAAGTAGACAGGTAGAGCATAATCTGGACAGGGAAGAGGTGGATTTTTCAATTGAAGTTACCTCGCCCGGAGCTGCCGAGCCTATAGTTAACAACCGTCAGTTTCTTAAGAATGTAGGTAGGAAAATGGAAGTAAAGACCGGAGAGGAAAAGCTTGAAGGAACTTTGCTCGAAGTTGCTGAAAACAATATTAAGTTAGGATGGAAGGCTCGGGAACCTAAGCCTGTCGGGAAGGGTAAAGTAACAGTAGATAAAGAGAGAGAAATATCGTTTAGCGATATAGTGGAAGCTAAAGTGATGATAACATTTTAA
- a CDS encoding universal stress protein — protein sequence MKRILVPTDFSKESEYALKIGAHLALKNNATLYLLHLLELPLHLATSPAGELPEAFFFIKLAQQKIDDLKTRTFLQNIKVEKIIEAGSTHIGINNAIADHEIDFIVMGSSGTSGIEEFFIGSNTEKVVRTSTVPVLIIKNKLSKLKTDSFVYACDFAPDAFEAYKKAVTFGNSTNATLHLVYVNTPNQFVRTTEIENKIAVFTNQVRPEKFTVNIYNDLTVEDGILNFSKEIDADLIGISTHGRKGIAHFFNGSITEDLANHALRPVITFRI from the coding sequence ATGAAGCGAATCCTTGTCCCGACAGATTTTTCAAAAGAGTCCGAATACGCATTAAAGATCGGAGCTCATCTGGCCCTGAAAAACAATGCCACCCTATACCTGTTGCATCTTCTGGAGCTACCCCTGCACCTGGCCACATCACCTGCCGGCGAGCTTCCGGAAGCCTTTTTCTTTATCAAACTGGCCCAGCAGAAAATTGACGACCTTAAAACCAGGACTTTTCTACAAAACATCAAAGTAGAAAAAATCATCGAAGCCGGTAGCACCCATATCGGTATCAACAACGCTATAGCAGACCATGAAATCGATTTTATCGTGATGGGTTCCAGCGGGACTTCCGGGATTGAAGAATTTTTCATAGGCTCAAACACCGAGAAAGTGGTACGCACCTCCACAGTACCTGTACTGATCATTAAAAACAAGCTGTCCAAGCTAAAAACCGACAGTTTTGTATACGCCTGTGACTTTGCCCCCGACGCCTTCGAAGCCTATAAAAAAGCAGTTACATTCGGCAACAGCACAAACGCAACCCTTCATCTGGTATACGTAAACACCCCTAATCAGTTTGTTCGCACAACAGAGATCGAAAACAAGATAGCCGTCTTCACAAACCAGGTCCGTCCTGAAAAATTTACCGTAAATATCTATAACGACCTTACTGTCGAAGACGGTATTTTAAATTTTTCCAAAGAAATCGATGCAGACCTGATAGGGATCAGCACCCACGGACGAAAAGGCATTGCTCATTTTTTTAACGGAAGTATTACCGAAGACCTCGCCAATCATGCATTGAGACCCGTTATCACTTTCAGGATATAA
- a CDS encoding DUF2723 domain-containing protein, which produces MSEHQFKKWDTILGWIAFTASLITFGLTVEPTVSYWDCGEYIATSAKLQVGHPPGAPLFQMVGAFFAMFSAEPETVAKTINYMSVFSSAFTVLFLFWTITNLAKKLVLKNDTDFTTGKGMAVLGSGLVGALAFNFSDSFWFNAVEAEVYAMATFLMSLMFYLGLRWKDEMHLPRGNRWLVLIFLIVGLSFGVHFMALLTIPAIGMIYYFNNYKFSWKSFIIANVVSVAVLLFIFKLLLPSTLKFFGYLEVFFVNSIGMPFNSGTIIAGLIIITAFYFGLRYTRSKGYVELNTIVLCTMFVLIGFSTWLMVPIRANAGTVINENDPSDARLLLAYYNLEQYPETHLFYGPMYSDAYAGQDPVDPYMDEKPKYERDHKTGKYIIVNHYKDAALAPNRNQEGFLPRMWSAEHAENYMKITGPINFTTKNQKEIFKILESQYGKLSNEEKQYFYNNLRSQVNTIKKNYTEGSINEEDYVGFIKQTKEFINVEKPTFWQNIQYLFEFQMGYMYWRYFMWNFTGRQDDIQGKYDNHGNWLSGINFVDEARLGPQDHLPSDVLNNKGRNTYYFLPLILGIIGLVFQIKSNPKQWWVVFVLFMFTGLALKVYLNERPFEPRERDYALVGSFYMFSIWIGLGVYALFDELKKLLNPKILAPVITLVCMLAVPAVMAYQNWDDHDRSHKYTARAMATSYLDSVDKDKGSILFSIGDNDTFALWYAQEVEGYRTDVRVVNTSLFATDWYIDQMKSKAYESDPIPSQLTHDQYAYGVRDAIYYQALTEARWNIRDFMNWVGSDDKRTKVDFGNGQETVFYPTNKIRVPVNKENVLKSGIVRPKDSALIVDYIDIDLPKSVLPKNRILMLDLLANNDWERPIYFTGGSFSPAEYLWMKDYLQLDGLVYKLVPIKTPIPENNPFEMGRIDSDLMYDIVMRWDWGNSNDSHIYTDPETRRNSISYRSNLARLSETLIKENQLDKAKNVLNLAMEKMPFGRFGYYVFLEPYIDGYYKVGETEKARELFLQVAGVYQEHIDYYSRMDMNEQKNRISEIVTNIERYRSLTDIIVVNSDEGFGMKETQKFNEYLEKFSHLYRSSRPAESELEQQLQLDSVKDTVETLSE; this is translated from the coding sequence ATGTCAGAACATCAATTTAAAAAATGGGACACTATCCTTGGATGGATAGCATTTACAGCATCATTAATCACCTTCGGACTTACCGTTGAACCCACGGTAAGCTATTGGGATTGTGGAGAATATATTGCAACATCTGCCAAGCTTCAGGTCGGACATCCTCCGGGAGCACCCCTTTTCCAAATGGTGGGAGCTTTCTTTGCCATGTTTTCTGCCGAACCTGAAACAGTTGCAAAAACAATAAATTACATGTCTGTTTTTTCAAGTGCCTTTACCGTACTTTTTCTTTTCTGGACCATCACCAACTTGGCAAAAAAACTGGTTCTTAAAAACGATACTGACTTTACAACCGGCAAGGGAATGGCTGTTTTAGGCAGCGGACTGGTAGGCGCCCTGGCCTTTAATTTCTCTGACAGCTTCTGGTTTAATGCCGTTGAAGCTGAAGTATACGCAATGGCCACCTTCCTGATGTCTTTAATGTTTTACCTGGGACTACGCTGGAAAGACGAGATGCATTTACCGAGAGGTAACCGATGGCTCGTGCTTATCTTCCTTATCGTAGGGCTTTCTTTCGGTGTTCACTTTATGGCATTGTTAACCATCCCCGCTATCGGGATGATCTATTACTTTAACAATTATAAATTCTCCTGGAAATCATTCATAATAGCAAACGTTGTTTCTGTAGCAGTTTTATTATTCATATTCAAACTATTACTACCAAGCACGCTTAAGTTCTTCGGTTATCTTGAGGTTTTCTTTGTAAACAGTATAGGAATGCCGTTTAATTCGGGGACCATTATAGCCGGACTTATCATCATCACTGCATTTTATTTCGGGTTGAGATACACCAGAAGCAAGGGCTACGTAGAGCTCAATACCATTGTACTTTGTACCATGTTCGTCCTTATAGGATTTTCAACCTGGCTCATGGTGCCTATCCGGGCCAATGCAGGTACCGTAATTAATGAAAACGACCCTTCTGACGCGCGTTTACTGCTGGCATACTACAACCTGGAGCAATATCCTGAAACACATTTATTCTACGGACCGATGTACTCTGACGCATATGCCGGACAAGATCCTGTCGATCCGTATATGGATGAGAAGCCAAAATATGAACGTGATCACAAAACCGGAAAATACATTATAGTAAACCACTATAAAGATGCTGCATTAGCCCCGAACAGAAATCAGGAAGGCTTCTTACCAAGAATGTGGAGCGCTGAACATGCAGAGAATTATATGAAAATCACAGGCCCTATTAACTTTACAACCAAAAATCAGAAAGAAATCTTTAAAATTCTAGAAAGTCAATACGGAAAACTCTCCAATGAAGAAAAACAGTATTTCTATAACAATTTAAGGTCTCAAGTAAACACCATTAAAAAAAATTATACAGAAGGCAGTATAAATGAAGAAGATTACGTAGGCTTTATCAAGCAAACCAAAGAATTTATAAACGTCGAAAAACCAACCTTCTGGCAAAACATACAATACCTGTTTGAATTCCAAATGGGGTATATGTACTGGCGTTATTTCATGTGGAATTTTACCGGACGTCAGGATGATATACAAGGTAAGTACGACAACCACGGAAACTGGCTGAGCGGAATCAATTTTGTCGATGAAGCGAGGTTGGGGCCTCAGGATCACTTACCAAGCGATGTACTCAATAACAAGGGACGGAACACCTATTATTTCCTGCCATTGATCTTAGGTATTATCGGACTGGTTTTCCAGATAAAATCAAACCCTAAACAGTGGTGGGTTGTATTTGTCCTGTTTATGTTTACCGGACTGGCTCTAAAAGTCTATCTCAATGAGCGTCCGTTCGAACCAAGAGAACGCGATTACGCCCTTGTTGGCTCTTTCTATATGTTCTCCATATGGATAGGACTTGGGGTTTATGCATTGTTCGACGAGCTCAAGAAACTGCTGAACCCGAAAATTTTGGCACCGGTCATTACACTTGTTTGCATGCTTGCAGTACCGGCCGTGATGGCCTATCAGAACTGGGATGATCATGACAGGTCACATAAATATACCGCCAGGGCTATGGCGACATCATACTTAGACTCTGTAGATAAAGACAAAGGATCTATTCTTTTTTCTATTGGCGACAATGACACTTTTGCGCTTTGGTATGCACAAGAAGTTGAAGGATACAGAACAGATGTAAGAGTCGTAAACACCAGCCTGTTTGCTACCGACTGGTATATCGACCAGATGAAGAGTAAAGCCTATGAAAGCGACCCCATTCCTTCACAACTGACCCACGACCAATACGCGTATGGCGTCAGGGATGCCATCTACTACCAAGCACTCACGGAAGCCCGCTGGAATATAAGAGATTTTATGAACTGGGTAGGCAGTGACGACAAACGCACTAAAGTAGACTTTGGAAACGGGCAGGAAACGGTATTCTATCCAACAAACAAAATCCGGGTGCCTGTCAACAAGGAAAACGTATTGAAGAGTGGTATTGTTCGGCCGAAAGACTCTGCATTGATCGTTGATTATATCGACATCGACCTTCCGAAATCAGTACTTCCCAAAAACCGCATTTTAATGCTAGACCTATTGGCCAACAACGATTGGGAAAGACCGATATATTTTACAGGCGGAAGTTTCAGCCCGGCTGAATACCTATGGATGAAAGATTACTTACAACTGGACGGACTTGTATACAAGCTGGTTCCGATTAAAACCCCTATTCCTGAAAACAATCCGTTTGAAATGGGACGTATAGACAGCGATCTGATGTATGACATTGTCATGCGGTGGGACTGGGGCAACTCAAACGACTCTCATATTTATACTGATCCTGAAACTAGAAGAAACAGCATCTCGTACAGAAGCAATCTGGCGAGACTCTCTGAAACGCTTATAAAAGAAAACCAGCTCGACAAAGCTAAAAACGTTCTGAACTTGGCAATGGAAAAAATGCCTTTTGGCCGTTTTGGATATTATGTTTTCTTAGAACCTTATATTGACGGTTATTATAAGGTAGGGGAAACAGAAAAAGCCAGAGAACTCTTTTTACAAGTAGCCGGTGTGTACCAGGAACACATAGACTACTACAGCCGGATGGACATGAATGAACAAAAAAACCGCATCAGTGAAATCGTAACCAACATTGAGCGCTACAGAAGCCTGACCGATATTATTGTAGTTAACAGCGATGAAGGGTTTGGTATGAAAGAAACACAAAAATTCAATGAGTATCTGGAAAAGTTCAGCCACCTATACAGGTCCTCAAGACCTGCCGAATCCGAGTTGGAACAACAGTTACAACTTGACTCGGTTAAAGATACTGTAGAAACTTTATCCGAATAA
- a CDS encoding polysaccharide deacetylase family protein yields the protein MLSKLFIKTPKWAKLIFNRLVWDLKTAEKVIYLTFDDGPIPDVTEWVLDTLNHFNAKATFFCIGDNIAKHPDIFARIITEGHHIGNHTQNHLNAKKHHTAAYLSNITACEQTIKKHTPSPYTELPKLFRPPYGRTTFKTRNHILKSGYKIIMWDVISADYMNKLSPESCLQNVLKHATNGSIIVFHDSLKAEKNMKHALTGTLEHFTKKGYIFQPVNIT from the coding sequence ATGCTTTCAAAACTATTCATAAAGACCCCAAAGTGGGCAAAGCTCATTTTTAACCGTCTTGTATGGGATCTAAAGACGGCTGAGAAGGTTATTTACCTGACCTTTGACGACGGCCCGATCCCTGACGTCACCGAATGGGTGTTAGATACCCTAAACCACTTTAATGCCAAAGCCACATTCTTTTGTATTGGAGACAACATAGCGAAACACCCGGATATTTTTGCCCGGATCATAACAGAAGGACATCATATTGGCAACCACACCCAGAACCATCTAAATGCAAAAAAACACCATACCGCCGCTTACCTAAGCAACATAACAGCCTGCGAACAAACAATAAAAAAACACACCCCCTCTCCTTATACCGAACTCCCTAAGCTCTTCAGACCACCTTATGGCAGAACAACATTTAAAACCAGAAATCATATCCTGAAATCGGGTTACAAAATCATCATGTGGGATGTAATCAGTGCTGATTATATGAATAAACTCAGTCCCGAATCATGTTTACAAAACGTTTTAAAACATGCCACCAATGGTAGTATTATCGTTTTTCACGACAGTCTTAAAGCTGAAAAAAACATGAAACATGCTTTAACGGGGACTCTTGAGCATTTTACAAAAAAAGGGTACATTTTTCAGCCCGTTAACATTACTTAA
- a CDS encoding DUF4870 domain-containing protein — translation MQRIEKGESAPKGSALLKLTLALGITPDDLLSGEKARDTGYLSLMHLGVLGFSYNPALGVLVPLIMWLLKRDKIRLVDGTGKNLVNFQLT, via the coding sequence ATTCAGCGAATAGAAAAAGGAGAGTCTGCTCCGAAAGGGAGTGCCTTGTTGAAGCTTACCCTGGCGTTGGGAATTACTCCAGATGATTTATTGAGTGGGGAAAAGGCTAGAGATACAGGTTATTTGTCTTTAATGCATCTGGGTGTACTTGGGTTTTCATATAATCCGGCTTTGGGGGTGTTGGTGCCGTTGATAATGTGGTTGCTTAAAAGAGATAAAATTAGATTGGTAGATGGCACAGGTAAAAATCTGGTTAATTTTCAGTTAACCTGA